From the Carya illinoinensis cultivar Pawnee chromosome 4, C.illinoinensisPawnee_v1, whole genome shotgun sequence genome, one window contains:
- the LOC122307873 gene encoding indole-3-pyruvate monooxygenase YUCCA2-like has product MDYLKELEGKRIHDHLDQNTAQPRCKWVPGPVIVGAGPSGLAAAACLKQRGIPSLILEKAGCLASLWQQKTYDRLRLHLPKKFCELPFMPFPKNFPTYPTKQQFVAYLKAYADRFEIKPVFNETVVSAKFDQVRAFWRVQTKSLENEEAEYASKWLIVATGENAENVVPQIEGMNEFCGTMVHTSAYKSGDLFSGKSVLVVGCGNSGMEVCLDLCNYNARPSLVVRDSVHVLPQEMLGRSTFGLSMWLLKWLPMRLVDQFLLLMSLMMLGDTAQFGLNRPKLGPLELKNKFGKTPVLDVGTLAKIKTGNIKVYKAIKRLRHHAVEFVDGKVEKFDAIILATGYKSNVPSWLKESDMFSEKDGLPREPFPKGWKGGCGLYAVGFTKRGLQGTSADARKIAEDIDFRAQLES; this is encoded by the exons ATGGACTACTTGAAAGAATTGGAAGGCAAGCGAATCCATGACCATCTCGACCAAAATACGGCGCAACCAAGGTGTAAGTGGGTGCCAGGGCCTGTCATAGTTGGGGCTGGCCCTTCAGGTTTAGCTGCAGCAGCTTGTCTCAAACAAAGAGGTATTCCAAGCTTAATCCTCGAAAAAGCTGGGTGCCTAGCTTCCTTATGGCAGCAAAAAACCTATGACCGACTCCGTCTTCACCTTCCAAAGAAATTCTGTGAGCTCCCCTTCATGCCATTCCCCAAGAATTTCCCTACCTACCCAACTAAACAACAGTTTGTGGCATATTTAAAGGCCTACGCTGACCGTTTTGAGATAAAACCTGTATTCAACGAAACAGTAGTGAGTGCAAAGTTTGATCAGGTTCGAGCGTTCTGGAGGGTTCAGACAAAGAGCTTGGAAAATGAAGAAGCAGAGTACGCGAGCAAATGGCTGATAGTTGCAACTGGAGAGAATGCAGAGAATGTTGTGCCGCAAATTGAGGGAATGAATGAATTTTGTGGAACTATGGTCCACACAAGTGCGTACAAGAGCGGGGATTTGTTTAGTGGAAAGAGTGTTTTGGTGGTTGGATGCGGTAACTCAGGCATGGAGGTCTGCTTGGATCTTTGCAACTATAATGCTCGCCCTTCCCTAGTGGTTAGAGATTCG GTGCATGTCTTGCCCCAGGAGATGCTGGGAAGATCAACTTTTGGATTGTCCATGTGGCTGCTCAAGTGGCTCCCCATGCGCCTCGTGGATCAATTCTTACTCCTGATGTCACTCATGATGCTTGGGGACACCGCTCAATTTGGTCTAAATCGCCCAAAGCTTGGTCCTCTTGAGCTCAAGAACAAGTTTGGCAAGACGCCCGTGTTAGATGTTGGAACACTCGCCAAGATCAAGACAGGGAACATCAAG GTATACAAAGCAATAAAGCGTTTAAGGCACCATGCTGTGGAGTTCGTTGATGGGAAAGTAGAAAAGTTCGATGCTATCATTTTGGCCACGGGATACAAAAGTAATGTCCCATCTTGGTTAAAG GAGAGCGACATGTTCTCCGAGAAAGATGGGTTGCCTCGGGAACCATTCCCGAAAGGATGGAAAGGCGGATGCGGGCTGTACGCCGTGGGATTCACCAAACGTGGCCTGCAAGGCACGTCTGCCGATGCCAGGAAGATTGCAGAAGATATAGACTTTAGAGCACAGCTGGAAAGCTGA